aaaagttatgTGCTGAagcagcctgatctcacagagaattcgtacatattgtacaagttggctaatttcgtattcatacaaagttaatcgggcaaaaacgtacgattcttatgaaaaaaacaacaacgagacccaacctaaccccaacatcacaggggtcaaggcaaatcgtacaaaaacgtacgaatgtggtcgtatgaattaataagcattagccaactcgtaaaatatgtacgaattctcatgagatGGCGTTGGCAGAAGCGCTTGTAATGCCAAATTAAAgtgtaacactgcaaaaaatgacttctttacttagtatttttgtcttgttttcagtaaaattatctaaaaattcttaaattaagatgctttttcttgaagaGCGAAATGAcgtaagaaaataagtctttttAGACAAAAAGTCTACAATTtattgaatttgtgcttaaaacaagcaaaaatatctaccaatggggtaagcaaaaaatcttgaacatttttcttaaacactaaattcaaaaagaattcaagaaaaattagcttaccccattggcagatttttttgcttgttttatccacaaaatcacttaaatttgacatttttggtctaaaaactagacttattttcttgggtcgttttgctcatcaagacaaaacatcttaatttaagaatttttagatagttttactgaaaacaaaacaaaaatattaagaatttttttcttgaaaatcatttttttgctgaGTAGGACAAAACATAAAagtttggttaaaaaaaaaatcaaaacatgtttattattgtgttataatgtttttattgtgttttattgtgctgcattgcaaaaaaatcttttttcagttaaaatatctaaaaattcttaaatcaagatgcttgttcttgatgagcaaaacgatccaagaaaataagtctagttgttagaccaaaaatatcaaatgtaagtgatttttttgcataaaacaagcaaaaaatgggtaagcaaatttttcttacatttttcttgaattaagtgtttaagaaaaaatttcaagattttttgcttaccccattgacagattttttttttgcttgttttatgcacaaaatttattatttattttcttgtgtcgttttgctcatgaagaaaaagcatcttaatttaagaatttttagatatttttactgaaaataagagaaaaatactaagaatttttttcttgaaaataattttttgcagtgtacttagCTGTAAGTTATCTGGTtttgaaccaaactcttcatatattcatATAGATTTAGCTTGAgttttaagggatagttcacccaaaaatgacaactctgccatcatttactcaccctttagtagttacaaacctgtacaaatgctgaacacaaagaaagatttggagcaccattgacttccatagtaggaaagaaaaataccattaaagaaatgtatacaggtttgttacaacttgagtaaatgatgacagaatgatcatttttggttgaactttCCCATTAACACGGAAGCACATTATTTACACCATAGATtgataaacaaaaacacacaaaacaatgacaaatCACCTCAGAATCATACAATAACTATACGACTTCCAATTAACCTTATGTATCTAAAAAGATTTCTGGATATTCTTTATATCTCATGTTGCATTCAATCTTCTGAGGAAGTTCTTGACTCATTCCTGACTTTTGCTCCAAACGCTCATCCTGGTTAACAATAAGATCACCGTCATCCATGCCAAGGCCTTCTCTTCTCTGATCGACCTGGAGAGACTCTACCTGTCTAAGAACCTTCTGAAGGACGTTCCTGCAAACATGCCAAAAAGCATACAGGAGCTGCGCATTCACGAGAACCAGATCACTAAGATAAAGAAGGCCTCATTTGCTGGACTGGCCAATGTCATTGTTATGGGTAAGAATATTTGGTCTTTGCTTACATTTAGTTTATTCTGAGAGATCAGTCTTTATCATTTACTCTCCATCATCTCTATCCAAATGTCTCCAAATGCCTTTTTATATGAAACACAAAATATGAAAAGTACAACAATTACGATACAACAAGTAAGGGAAAATGTATAGGCAGCCGGTGGTTAGCGCAGAAATGACCTCAGACAGTGCGCAGAGATATAGGAGTTGCTAAACAGTTGCTAGGCTTctctgtttggttgctaggaagtGACATGGCATCCCCCAATGATTATACACCAAGGCACTAGTGAAACAAGCCCAGCCCTATGTCGCTACGATTTTCTGATTCAGAGATATAGGTTTTGCTAAATGTTTGCTAGAGATTTTAATCATTTAATCATTTGCAAATatgtgttattaaaagacataggctaatttttgtgtaatattaaaaatgatttgcagcatctggGTCACTGTATGTTATTAGTTTTGAATTGTTGTTATTTAGAAATACCAAATCTGCTAATGCCGCgattggccaatcagaatcaagcattccaagaAGCTGCAATAACTTTTTATAACTGGCTTTCAGTGTAAGTGACTATTAAAATGCTCTGCCTTCTTCCAGAGCTTGGCTCTAACCCTCTGAGTAGCAATGGAGTCGACAACGGAGCCTTTGCTGATCTGAAGAGGGTCTCTTACATCCGTATTGCTGACACTAACATCACTTCCATTCCCAAAGgtaatgtactgtaaaattAGACTCTTTTTTGCTTAAATATGTTGTATCCAAGTGGAAGATTATAAATCTACGTTTGTGTTGCCCAAAACAATGTCCAGGTCTACCCAGCTCTCTGTTTGAACTTCACTTGGATGGAAACAAGATCACCAAAGTTACCGCTGATAGTCTGAAGGGCCTCAAGCAACTCTCCAAGTAAATTATGCATCTTTCATACTGTAGTTCTGTTGAAAATATggctgttttttttacattaaatagCTAAATAATCCCTTTAAAGGCGATATAtcttgaaaatctgactttttccatgtttatgtGCTATAATTGCGTCCCCAGTGCtactatcaacctagaaaatgtaaaaaaagatcaaCGCAGTAACTTAGATTTGGTAAActaaaataggtcattgaaatttggctccccttgtgatgtcagatggGGATAATACCgataataccgcctcttaatctgctctatccaaccatggcactcccacttagtgcagagatcagctcatttgcattttaaaggacacacccaaaacggtacatttttgctcacacctacaaaggggaaattttaacatgctataataaataatctatatgatattttgagctagaagttcatgtgtactctggggacactaaaaaatttatttcacatcttaaaaagtgaaacGTCCCCTTTAAGTCTTTGTCTAAAATGGATCCCAATCTATATTAGGTGTTTTTAAATACTTACATAGGGAATAAAGCTTTTAATGCTTGTTGCATATATGCATGTTGTTCAGCATATAGGTTTAGGTTTTTCGGAAAGTTACAAGGTTAGGGACAGGGTCAAGCGTGTAACTACAAGCAgatactttaaaggggacatttcccaagacttttttaagatgtaaaatgaatCTTTGGGTTCCCCAGGGTGCAGATGTGGGGTTTTGGCTCAAAATACCATGTAGATTTATAATAGCATGTTACAATTTTCActtaaatgtgctgtttttgggtgtgtcctttaaaatgcaaatgagttgatctctgcactaaatggcagtgccgtggttggatagtgcagattaaggggcggtatcatccccttctgacatcacaaggggagccaaattacaatgacctattttttcagatGTTTGCAgggaatggtttatcaaaactaagatgctgggttgatctttttcacatttctatattgataaaagcactggggacccaattatagcacttaaacatggaaaaagtcagattttcatgaaatgtcccTGTTTAAATGTAAGTACAagtctttcactgcaaaaccctgTAAGTACATACAACCTTCTTTTGGCTTCTAAAATaatccacttctttggacaagacatagtaaacaCAAACATTGGAAATGATGAAAATCAGAATTCAAAAGGTAAAAATTAAAAACTGAAGCCAAGTATTCACATGGGAcccaaatttgaatgtaatccACGGTCGATTCCCAATCCCAACGTTTTTCTCTCCAGTCACTCTACACCATCCTTTctgaataaacataaaaatctaACAGAGTAAAAAACTCTTGCAGCCTGACAATTGAAAACCGATGTAATCGCTTTGTCGTTCATCCAATTCATCCACAGTATTGGTAAAAAATGACCCcaaaatgtataataaagtaaattatattttggatttcatcatgttatttttaatataaaaatgaataGCAAATGCTCATGCACCCCGTGAGACCCAGATACCATGACATCATTGCATGGGTCAGTTTGCTTTGGATAGCACTGAGAAATTACAGCATTTTATGACAAGGATTTTCCACCTTACATGCCTAAACTAAATCACAAGCTGAATTGTTATAAAAGTCCTCTGGAGCATTGACTCAAAAAcactaaaatgaaaataaggTCATCATTTacatcagtggttttcaaactgggggccggcgcgagatggtgccaggggggcccagttttatgacattttataaaatacattcattttcattaattctgtgtaattaaacctaaaaaataataagccaactaaccaacagcactactagttataattttatgttttgtttgattaaaatattacattttaaaaatgcactgtatacaaggggggccacacgctgaaaaagtttgggaaccactgatttacatgaacctgtatgagtttttattgaacacattttgaaagtattttgataaatgatggttagcacacagttgacggcgCCCAtcgactttcatagtaggataaacaaatagtatggaagtcaatggggcacagTCAACTGTCATCTTTCcgaatgtatttatttatgtaccTGTGGGTATTTGTAGGCTGGGGTTGAGTAATAATGAGATCAGCGTGGTGGAGAATGGCTCTCTGGCCAATGTGCCTCACTTGAGGGAACTTCATCTGGACAATAATGTGCTTTCTGCGGTCCCATCTGGTCTGCCCGAACACAAATACATCCAGGTGATATATCTTATATGAaaggtaaataaaaaaatccatgtCTCAGGATTTCTAAGTTGCTTTTTTTCCAATCCAGGTGATATATCTTCATGCCAACAAGATTGCCGCCATAGGAACAGAAGACTTCTGCCCTCCCAGCTATAATACAAAGAAAGCCATGTATTCTGGCATTAGTCTCTTTAGTAATCCAGTGCCCTATTGGGAGGTCCAGCCAATCACCTTCCGCTGCGTTTTTGACCGTTCGGCCATTCAACTGGGCAACTACAGGAAGAAATAGAGCGACCAATCAGTGGGCTCAATCACTGTTTTCACCCCGCCTCTTCCTGTCTGACCCTAATCCTTTTAAGCACATAACTTAGTCTGAATGTCATATCTCAGTTTATTCACAATAAACCACAACTCAGTTGATACCAGACGGATATTACCTAACACTGCAATAATCAAATAGCCAAATCAATATTGTCTCTgaaaatgcatattttgttCTTTATTCGCAATTTAAATGACGATTTAAAGCCATATCCACTTAGAATGCCCTTACATCCATGTGTAtgataaaatcatttttttgaagGTCCATTTTTGGATCTTCTGGACCTAAGCCATGTTTCTTACGCTGGCCTGCAGAGCGGGCAGCAAGgggttaaataaaacaaatacagcCACACAAGAGCTTGTATACTAGAATGTACTCAGTTATAACTTTGTGTAGCGCTAGTGTTGAGATTGTGCTGTTAAAATGTTCATTGTACTCACATAGCATCTGTATTGTAAGTCGACATGTTGGGCTGTATCCATGTTTCACTTCATCTCAGTTCGGATGTTTTTTCGTGACATTTGTATTCGTCGGTTTCCTCGGATCACGGCTGCCATGTAACGTAGAGCCGAAAACCCTACCCTAGGTGAACGAAGCTGTTTGAGATAAACTAGAATAAACTATGTTGTCGTTTTGATGAAAGCGATTCCCAGAAACGTATACGCATGCTTTTCTATGCAGCTTTCTTAATGATTGTGGTGTTTCATGTTAACGTGTACGTGTTTGCGTTATTCGGTCTTGTTTTTGTTGAATGTCTGTGTTTCAGTCTGGAATAACTGGGAGGAAGACGGTGGATGCCTCCTTTGCTTTCATGAGAGTCTGGAATGTCTCTTGTATAGACGCTGTACATAAATGCTGTATAAAAGAATCCTATCAATGCTTTGAAGCACAAGCACTTACAGTAGTTTGGACTTTAATATATCGGCAATAAAGGTaatccctttctctctctctctctctctttcactctctctGTCCACTGAAGGCTTCAGCACAGGTGTCTTGAACCAAATAAAGAATCAAAaatatcatgttttctggggGCTTTTagcaatgtatttttttaagggCTTGTTGGGTTCATGTTTGGGTTTTAAGCCAAATGAAACTGAAAAAAAAcctgcaaaatatattttttataaatacacTGCAAAAGTTTTTGGTGTagtttttggacaaaaaatgTCGGATTTGAGTGGTTTTGTGCATGGAACAAGCCCAAGgttctgccaatggggtgagcaaattttcttgaattaagtgtttaacaaaaatgtttaagatttttttgcttaccccattggcagattttttgcttgttttgtgcacaaaatcacttaaatttgatatttttggtctaagaattagacttattttcttggtcgttttgctcatcaggaaaaagcatcttaagttaagaatttttagatatttttctgagaaacaagacaaaaatactaagcatTTTTcccttgaaaatcattttttgcggtgtaatatttaactctttccccgtcattgacgagttatatcgtcaattaagagaaaatctTTCCTTGCCAATGTCgagtttttacagcaatccatatttccactattatctgctaggtggcgatcttacccaacttataaaacactacaccatccatggttttaaaaacagtaaatactctgtgtatgttttaataatcgCTCTCAATCTGATCTataacaaaagtccttcacaaaaatgcaattatctcaatttggtatttttgaagaaacgtacccatatttgagaggtaataaaaagaaaacaaatgatgataggatgaaacgtttttttttaagctgagggtatatttaaagaacattttctgaaaggcattaaacttttgtaaaaatcataaaaaacactaatcagtccctccagaaaaaaacttgataatgcgatcgcatgattcaacgcataatcagccaaagtccgcatagtTATGCGGGGGccacattttttcaaatacaccgcactttcgcagcataaattgcagatttcggTGCGTGAAATATGAGGGGCTTGCATGAtgtcataatccccgcattttcgtatcaaaaatcaaatatatcttaacagaaagttgaaaaatgttgcattttctccacacaagcgcagccatgtcccctgttgccatgggaatgttatgaagtgacgtaattacgcgacgtgaacatcattgaaaatcTGCAAAAGCttcaaacagtttttgcaagtttccgcaatttttgcaagttcccgcaatttttgcaagtttccgcaatttttgcaagttcccgcaatttttgcaagtgtCCGCAACttcattgcataaatatcccgcatattccatcgcaagatcaaggatttttgcccgcaacagtCACAAAAAACTCTGACtagtggggaaagagttaaaattatttaattttcctTAAAGTTTTacttaaaagtaaaaatacttaaaaattaaaacagttgATGACACTTTGCATGACTCATGGAAAAACACAAGAACAATATGCCAGTATAggttacaaaaataaacacactAACGATTgcgtaaaatatggacaaacccaaccgtgTGAAGATTAGCCTAGAAAATGTCCCGAAAAATATTTGACTCAATGCAGGTTGAAACTATTTTGCAAGATTAAAACTTATTTCAACTTATTTTAATGATGTTAGACATTTCTTACTGTTAAAAAAGATTCAACCTAAAAATGTAAGTTatctggttgccttaaaattttaagttaattaaacttaaaaatattaactcCAAAAGAAATTGTGTAAAAattgttgtgtcaactaatatattaaagttaaattaacttacaattttaaggcaaccaggtaattTTTTAAACAGTGTGTATCCACTTTTTTCCTGGCTTCTGGGAGGCAAGAGATCCTTTTTTCTAGGA
The sequence above is a segment of the Misgurnus anguillicaudatus chromosome 1, ASM2758022v2, whole genome shotgun sequence genome. Coding sequences within it:
- the dcn gene encoding decorin, which encodes MKSACLSLLLVSVCWALPFRQSGFLDFMMEDESASGDGPVMPTGPRVPFIPKRPEVHEETEGPEGPEGPFCPFRCQCHLRVSQCSDLGLKAVPEKIPVDTTLLDLQNNKITEIKENDFKGLKSLQTLILVNNKITVIHAKAFSSLIDLERLYLSKNLLKDVPANMPKSIQELRIHENQITKIKKASFAGLANVIVMELGSNPLSSNGVDNGAFADLKRVSYIRIADTNITSIPKGLPSSLFELHLDGNKITKVTADSLKGLKQLSKLGLSNNEISVVENGSLANVPHLRELHLDNNVLSAVPSGLPEHKYIQVIYLHANKIAAIGTEDFCPPSYNTKKAMYSGISLFSNPVPYWEVQPITFRCVFDRSAIQLGNYRKK